Proteins from one Paenibacillus amylolyticus genomic window:
- a CDS encoding methyl-accepting chemotaxis protein, whose product MKWTLGAKTVAGLVLISIITYGTSGFFIFFVKDWITLDIPNWVYISIILIMGVCWNGILGWFASRWLTRPIVHLSRAAQQVSSGDLTTEIPQRRTQDELTVLYDAFRVMVSNLRSIVNDIADSTRTTSQNAQSLSEAITQAAEQIEMMSEAVDHIAVGVEEQKVTSHQSLITADEMLNDFQRMHGQSMDMTEMSGQMERSVDHTKQTFSSLMKGMDELAESHNRSRDIMLLLEKEASDIEVITQSVKNIAEETGLLALNASIEAARAGEEGSGFAVVAQQIRKLADESKESVHRINELISRVQQRIRETVQLSHEQHGLVVNESERTISVDQTLHELTGTVEVFMKGAHDIGSKIAEQTGRVEQTHGHVKKIQGKAGSFSDEAKRIMDAAHEETAIMEEISSSAEELRQLTDRLLDKTKAFRMQP is encoded by the coding sequence ATGAAATGGACTTTAGGAGCAAAGACTGTCGCAGGTCTGGTACTGATTTCGATTATTACGTACGGAACTAGCGGCTTTTTTATATTTTTTGTCAAAGACTGGATTACGTTAGATATTCCGAATTGGGTATACATATCGATTATCCTGATCATGGGGGTATGTTGGAACGGAATTCTCGGGTGGTTTGCCTCACGCTGGCTGACTCGTCCGATTGTTCATCTGTCTCGTGCGGCGCAACAGGTTTCATCCGGCGATCTGACAACAGAGATTCCGCAGCGGCGTACACAGGATGAACTTACGGTATTATATGATGCTTTCCGTGTAATGGTTTCTAATCTCCGAAGTATTGTAAACGATATCGCGGATAGCACACGAACCACATCACAGAATGCACAGTCGCTTAGTGAAGCGATTACCCAAGCTGCGGAGCAGATCGAGATGATGTCTGAAGCGGTGGATCATATTGCGGTAGGGGTAGAAGAGCAGAAGGTTACCTCCCATCAATCTCTAATCACGGCGGATGAGATGCTGAACGATTTCCAGCGTATGCATGGTCAGTCCATGGACATGACGGAGATGTCCGGTCAGATGGAACGATCGGTCGATCATACCAAACAGACCTTCTCATCGCTGATGAAAGGCATGGACGAGCTGGCCGAGTCGCACAATCGTTCACGCGACATCATGCTGCTATTGGAGAAGGAAGCTTCCGATATCGAGGTCATTACCCAGTCTGTCAAAAATATTGCTGAGGAAACAGGGCTGCTTGCCCTGAATGCTTCCATTGAGGCTGCACGCGCTGGCGAGGAAGGTTCTGGTTTTGCAGTCGTGGCGCAGCAGATCCGCAAGCTGGCAGACGAGAGTAAGGAATCGGTACATCGTATTAATGAGCTGATTAGTCGTGTGCAGCAGCGGATCAGAGAGACGGTGCAACTGTCTCATGAGCAGCATGGTCTCGTGGTGAATGAATCGGAGCGGACCATCTCTGTGGATCAGACGCTGCACGAACTGACAGGCACGGTGGAAGTATTTATGAAGGGTGCACATGATATCGGTTCCAAGATCGCAGAGCAGACCGGACGGGTGGAACAAACCCATGGTCATGTGAAGAAGATCCAGGGGAAAGCCGGATCGTTCTCGGATGAGGCGAAACGAATCATGGATGCCGCACACGAAGAGACAGCCATCATGGAGGAGATTTCATCCTCGGCTGAAGAACTGAGACAATTAACCGATCGGTTATTGGACAAAACCAAAGCATTCCGGATGCAGCCTTAA
- a CDS encoding aspartate ammonia-lyase, with protein sequence MSTMSTRTEKDFIGEKEIPAYAYYGIQTVRAVENFPITGVPVHRELITALAAVKKAAAMTNMELKMLPSKIGEVIVMAAEEMMKGHHLDHFIVDSIQGGAGTSMNMNMNEILANRGLELLTKSKGDYFHCNPNNHVNMSQSTNDVVPTALRIAAYQLSETLLATMKRLQDAFHKKEEEFNDVVKVGRTHLQDAVPIRLGQEFGAYARVIGRDIERLEFANRRLLTINMGATAVGTGLNAKPEYIVKVTEHLSDVTGLPLQTAEDLVDATQNTDAYLELSAALKVCAVSLSKICNDIRMMASGPRAGFNELLLPPRQPGSSIMPGKVNPVMAEVINQVSFQVMGNDHTICMACEAGQFELNVMGPVIAFNLLQSLKIMNNGIDVFTRYAVEEMEANRERCELIMKQSFSVVTALNPHLGYNVAASIVKEALKTGLTLQEIILERGLLTPEELEEILHPEQMTTPGIAGEHFLRNMERL encoded by the coding sequence ATGTCTACTATGTCCACAAGGACGGAGAAAGATTTTATCGGTGAAAAAGAAATTCCGGCTTATGCCTATTACGGCATTCAGACGGTGCGGGCCGTGGAGAACTTCCCGATTACCGGCGTTCCGGTACACCGGGAGCTGATTACAGCTCTGGCTGCGGTGAAAAAAGCAGCGGCAATGACGAATATGGAACTGAAAATGCTGCCAAGCAAAATTGGCGAAGTGATCGTCATGGCAGCTGAAGAAATGATGAAAGGCCATCATCTGGATCATTTTATTGTAGACTCCATTCAGGGCGGTGCAGGCACCTCCATGAATATGAATATGAACGAAATTTTGGCCAACCGCGGGCTGGAGCTGTTAACCAAAAGCAAGGGAGACTACTTCCATTGCAATCCCAATAATCATGTCAACATGTCCCAGTCTACCAATGACGTGGTCCCTACAGCACTGCGCATTGCGGCGTACCAACTGTCGGAGACGTTACTCGCTACCATGAAAAGACTACAGGATGCGTTCCATAAAAAAGAAGAGGAATTCAACGACGTAGTCAAGGTTGGCCGTACCCATCTTCAGGATGCTGTACCTATTCGTCTTGGACAAGAATTCGGTGCTTATGCCCGCGTCATCGGACGGGATATCGAACGTCTTGAATTCGCCAATCGCCGGCTTCTCACCATTAACATGGGTGCAACCGCGGTAGGTACAGGACTTAATGCGAAACCCGAATATATCGTGAAGGTTACGGAGCACCTTTCTGATGTTACCGGCCTCCCTCTTCAAACAGCTGAGGATCTCGTGGATGCAACGCAGAACACGGATGCCTATCTGGAACTTTCAGCGGCGCTGAAAGTATGTGCGGTCAGCCTGTCCAAGATCTGTAACGACATTCGCATGATGGCCTCAGGTCCACGTGCAGGATTCAACGAACTACTCCTGCCACCGCGTCAGCCAGGATCGTCCATTATGCCGGGCAAAGTCAATCCGGTAATGGCAGAAGTGATTAACCAGGTATCCTTCCAGGTGATGGGGAATGACCATACCATCTGCATGGCATGTGAAGCTGGTCAATTCGAGCTGAATGTCATGGGCCCGGTTATTGCGTTTAACTTGCTGCAATCACTGAAAATCATGAATAACGGGATTGATGTGTTTACACGTTATGCGGTTGAAGAGATGGAAGCTAACCGAGAGCGCTGCGAATTAATCATGAAACAAAGTTTCAGTGTGGTTACGGCGTTGAACCCACACTTAGGTTATAATGTGGCGGCTTCCATTGTGAAGGAAGCGCTCAAAACTGGACTTACCTTGCAAGAGATCATTCTGGAACGCGGACTGCTGACCCCGGAAGAACTGGAAGAGATTCTTCATCCGGAGCAGATGACCACACCAGGCATTGCCGGAGAACACTTCCTGCGTAATATGGAACGTTTGTAG
- the rpoN gene encoding RNA polymerase factor sigma-54, with protein MLGVQLVQEQRIRLSITPEMKQSFHLLTMSGQDLTRYLLDAAEENPILELEEPAVPLARIPRRMDQRRYDSYDPLLQVKGEEPTLEQLLIAQIRVMTLPEQLEHMAVYMAGCVNDDGYLTVELAEVQAALEFPMSEVTAGLELLQSLDPAGVGARNLQECLLLQIRRDPSAALHAEQMVEAGLEALVPFHPGRTGSRLGLTSRDAQVAYDYITGLDPKPCRSIGCTERPHYIIPDAIVGLCNGEAQFSLHAAGNPRVSMNEACIRWIREKAPDEIWSTRAAEARAIIRSVHLRRRTLVRVLAAVMAEQRSFLEKGPSALKPLNLAVIAENIGMHESTVSRAVSGKYIHTPYGVYELRAFFASGISTTSGDKTSASAVKRRLKEIIRTEQTQRPYSDSRLTTLLAEEGIVISRRTVAKYREELQILPSLERKRWA; from the coding sequence ATGTTAGGTGTTCAGTTGGTGCAGGAACAACGTATTCGGCTGTCCATCACGCCGGAGATGAAACAATCCTTTCATTTGCTAACCATGTCCGGTCAGGATCTGACTCGTTACTTGCTTGATGCGGCGGAGGAAAATCCAATTCTTGAGCTGGAAGAACCCGCTGTACCCCTCGCCCGGATTCCGCGGCGAATGGACCAACGCAGGTATGATTCCTATGATCCGCTGCTTCAGGTGAAAGGTGAAGAACCTACACTGGAACAATTGCTGATTGCGCAAATTCGAGTAATGACACTTCCAGAACAATTGGAACATATGGCAGTATATATGGCAGGATGTGTAAATGATGATGGTTATCTGACGGTTGAACTGGCAGAGGTGCAAGCAGCGCTTGAGTTTCCGATGAGCGAGGTTACAGCAGGACTGGAGCTTCTCCAGTCGCTGGACCCTGCTGGGGTAGGAGCACGAAATCTGCAGGAATGTCTGTTGCTGCAGATCCGACGTGATCCATCGGCTGCCCTTCATGCGGAGCAAATGGTGGAAGCGGGATTGGAAGCACTGGTTCCTTTTCACCCAGGCAGAACAGGGAGTCGATTAGGCCTGACTTCACGGGACGCTCAGGTTGCCTATGACTATATTACAGGTCTTGACCCCAAGCCCTGTCGATCCATCGGATGTACGGAACGTCCACATTATATTATTCCGGATGCCATTGTCGGGCTGTGTAACGGTGAGGCCCAGTTTAGCCTGCATGCGGCAGGTAACCCTCGTGTATCGATGAACGAAGCGTGCATTCGCTGGATCAGGGAAAAGGCGCCTGATGAGATATGGTCTACTCGCGCGGCAGAGGCGAGGGCGATCATTCGTAGTGTACACCTGCGGCGCAGGACATTAGTGCGTGTGCTGGCGGCTGTCATGGCAGAGCAGAGGTCCTTTTTGGAGAAAGGCCCGTCCGCGCTAAAACCGCTGAATCTGGCTGTGATTGCAGAGAACATTGGCATGCATGAATCAACGGTAAGTCGTGCCGTTAGTGGTAAGTACATTCATACTCCTTATGGTGTATATGAACTCAGAGCTTTTTTTGCCTCGGGAATCAGTACAACGTCAGGGGATAAAACATCAGCATCAGCGGTGAAACGAAGATTGAAAGAAATCATTCGCACGGAACAGACGCAGCGGCCTTACTCGGATAGTCGGTTGACCACATTGCTTGCCGAGGAGGGAATTGTCATCTCCCGCAGAACGGTTGCCAAGTACAGGGAGGAACTTCAGATACTACCTTCCTTGGAGCGTAAACGATGGGCTTAA
- a CDS encoding proline dehydrogenase family protein, producing MSVGTELYRKTLLTVAGNKAVENLSIKYGKRLAGKFIAGNTLEEALEEIRILNTKGIMATLDHLGEGITRLSEAALYRDEYVRLVEGIAREGADSNVSLKPTQMGLALDPEEGYRNIRTVATQAKLHDLFVRIDMEDSPFTQATLDIVRRLHAEGLDNTGTVLQAYLHRTEEDTRDMIREGIRLRLVKGAYKEPASVAYQNASEVIHQFKTMIRHHLDQGVYTAIASHDDHIINWTKQYAKDRGISPDAFEFQMLYGLRMSEQERLAQEGYRIRCYVPYGTMWYPYYTRRLAEKPANLWMVVKNMFR from the coding sequence ATGAGTGTGGGAACGGAACTATATCGCAAAACCTTATTAACCGTGGCAGGCAACAAAGCCGTAGAGAACCTGTCCATCAAATATGGCAAGAGGCTTGCAGGCAAGTTTATTGCAGGAAATACCCTGGAAGAAGCGCTCGAAGAGATCCGCATACTTAATACTAAAGGCATCATGGCAACGCTCGATCATCTGGGCGAAGGCATTACCCGCCTGAGCGAAGCGGCATTATACAGGGATGAGTATGTACGACTGGTGGAAGGCATTGCACGTGAAGGGGCAGACTCCAACGTCTCGCTGAAACCAACCCAGATGGGCCTTGCCCTGGACCCGGAAGAAGGCTATCGAAATATCCGCACCGTTGCTACACAAGCCAAATTGCATGATCTATTTGTCCGAATTGATATGGAGGATAGCCCGTTCACTCAAGCCACGCTGGATATCGTTCGAAGACTGCACGCTGAGGGATTAGATAATACAGGCACCGTATTGCAGGCCTACCTTCATCGTACGGAGGAAGATACACGCGATATGATTCGGGAAGGCATCCGGCTTCGTCTGGTGAAGGGTGCATACAAAGAACCCGCATCTGTTGCTTATCAGAATGCTTCCGAAGTCATCCATCAATTTAAAACGATGATTCGCCATCATCTGGATCAGGGTGTGTACACTGCGATTGCCTCGCATGACGATCACATCATTAACTGGACAAAACAATACGCCAAGGATCGGGGAATCTCGCCGGATGCCTTCGAATTTCAGATGTTATATGGTCTGCGCATGAGTGAGCAGGAACGCCTCGCCCAAGAAGGTTATCGTATTCGCTGTTATGTACCTTACGGCACCATGTGGTATCCATACTATACCCGCCGTTTGGCCGAAAAACCAGCTAATCTCTGGATGGTCGTTAAGAACATGTTTCGTTAA
- a CDS encoding helix-turn-helix domain-containing protein, whose protein sequence is MQEPSEVQLTGIHAHAHSEIQQSQGESDHSNDPEIGSNVTFQQKLDTYEAQLLIQYLKAAGGNKRTLAKQLGISRATLYNRMKRLGL, encoded by the coding sequence ATGCAAGAACCGTCCGAAGTTCAACTGACAGGAATTCATGCACATGCCCACAGCGAAATTCAACAAAGTCAGGGCGAATCAGATCACTCGAACGATCCCGAAATCGGCTCCAACGTTACCTTCCAGCAAAAATTGGACACCTATGAGGCCCAACTCCTAATTCAATATCTGAAAGCAGCAGGTGGGAACAAACGAACACTCGCCAAACAACTCGGCATCTCCAGGGCCACGCTCTATAATCGCATGAAGAGGCTTGGTCTGTGA
- a CDS encoding PucR family transcriptional regulator ligand-binding domain-containing protein yields MQNDRVFTIKDILARPIFGRARLAAGKDGVNRQVGWVHVLEITNVSPFVSPHDLILSTGLWLQSEEGREEYLLQLIGSEAAGLCVEFGTSIYGIPEELIELADRHQFPLIVFEQPVRFVEITQDIHALLINHQHQLLKSLEAYSRQLQQRTLQSTDMSAVLNLLHEYAARPVVYISSMEPGSFVPELAPEMEQSIYTWYEQEVEHLDLNDSDTELWFHMDEERVLLCHPVVCFGQVFSAVGMIVHPAAPVEYLKLLLDYTAKAAAALTLRSQFLEEKMVRNQNELIQDLMNGNIHQEEQAQTRMGLRLLVKGHYWFAGGVIEIEHRLKGTGRERMEANHQDVLVLLRSLLKKNNLPSLIMLKNNQVYLCCAKEAVSAAARNQLLRLLEGVALDVKRFASRNLKQVMIHVGFGKLRSRLTSLPESLQEAYQVIEVSRSVDRMEHVHFYERMGIYQMLKALPQSFLQPFVQDHLGVLIEHDQTHHLRLVETLDAYLQNFGSKRDAAAQLFIHRQTLYNRLEKLEELMGPGYMDQGRRICLEMALLAHTMIENGQWQSSG; encoded by the coding sequence TTGCAAAATGACCGCGTGTTTACGATTAAAGATATCCTTGCACGTCCGATATTTGGCCGAGCGCGATTAGCGGCAGGGAAGGATGGCGTGAATCGTCAGGTAGGATGGGTTCATGTGCTTGAGATTACGAATGTATCTCCATTTGTAAGTCCCCATGACCTTATTTTATCCACTGGACTGTGGCTTCAATCGGAAGAAGGTCGCGAAGAGTATCTGCTGCAGCTCATTGGCAGTGAGGCAGCGGGGTTATGTGTGGAATTTGGTACCAGCATATACGGAATCCCGGAAGAACTGATCGAACTGGCGGACAGACACCAGTTTCCACTGATCGTATTTGAGCAACCGGTCCGTTTTGTCGAGATCACACAGGATATTCACGCTTTGCTCATTAATCATCAACACCAGCTGCTAAAAAGCCTGGAAGCTTACTCCCGTCAGCTTCAGCAACGAACATTACAGAGTACAGATATGTCTGCTGTGCTGAATCTGCTGCATGAGTATGCTGCAAGACCAGTGGTGTACATTTCGTCCATGGAGCCGGGCAGCTTTGTACCTGAACTGGCTCCGGAGATGGAACAATCCATCTATACCTGGTATGAGCAAGAGGTAGAACATCTGGATTTGAATGATTCAGATACCGAATTATGGTTCCATATGGATGAAGAGAGAGTTCTGCTGTGCCATCCTGTCGTCTGTTTCGGTCAGGTATTTTCAGCGGTAGGCATGATTGTGCATCCCGCGGCTCCTGTGGAATATCTCAAGCTGTTGCTTGATTATACAGCGAAGGCAGCCGCAGCACTCACACTTCGTTCCCAGTTTCTTGAAGAGAAGATGGTCCGCAATCAGAATGAACTAATCCAGGACCTGATGAATGGCAACATCCATCAGGAGGAACAGGCTCAGACACGGATGGGGCTTCGTTTGCTGGTGAAGGGGCATTACTGGTTTGCAGGAGGGGTCATCGAGATTGAACATCGATTGAAAGGCACCGGCCGGGAGCGAATGGAAGCGAATCATCAGGATGTACTTGTCCTGCTTCGTTCCCTGCTGAAGAAGAACAATCTGCCCAGCCTGATTATGCTGAAGAACAACCAGGTATATCTGTGCTGTGCGAAGGAAGCAGTATCGGCGGCTGCAAGGAATCAACTGCTGCGATTGCTGGAGGGGGTCGCCCTGGATGTGAAACGGTTTGCCAGTCGTAACTTGAAGCAGGTTATGATTCATGTCGGATTCGGCAAGTTACGCAGTCGTCTCACCAGCCTGCCGGAGAGCCTTCAGGAGGCCTATCAGGTCATTGAAGTTTCGAGATCAGTAGATCGGATGGAACATGTTCACTTTTACGAACGTATGGGTATATATCAAATGTTAAAAGCGTTACCCCAGTCCTTTCTGCAACCCTTTGTCCAGGATCATCTGGGTGTGTTGATTGAACATGATCAGACACATCACCTGCGATTGGTAGAGACGTTGGATGCTTACCTTCAGAACTTTGGTTCCAAACGGGATGCAGCTGCCCAGTTATTTATTCATCGGCAAACGTTGTACAACCGACTGGAGAAGCTGGAAGAACTGATGGGGCCAGGTTACATGGATCAAGGGAGAAGAATCTGTCTGGAGATGGCACTGCTCGCGCATACGATGATCGAGAATGGACAGTGGCAATCCTCTGGATGA
- a CDS encoding PD-(D/E)XK nuclease family protein, translated as MAQYPQWSYSQSRASMFDECLRKYYYHYYGAHNGWKTDAADEMQVRLYRLKQLSNLYLVFGDLAHRMCESAVRSREEGKDKPREPFLEQTIRKLLNQAYVESMDADQWRLNPKNRTMLSEIYYGDDTLNDRIATIKERASACVSNLYQTLTWEDLSRASTDILEIEKWDTMMLHDTRVYVKMDLLYRRSNGNIVIVDWKTGKEDDFSNQLMLYASYVREHYRVPLEQIELRVEYLLTGKHREFTATEEDIRKVEENVGRYIEEMRSCVEDEYYNRPKDVTYFTAMPSHRSCRDCNFREVCSERAV; from the coding sequence ATGGCACAATACCCGCAATGGTCTTATTCGCAGTCGCGGGCGAGTATGTTCGATGAGTGCCTGCGCAAATATTATTATCATTATTACGGTGCCCACAACGGCTGGAAGACAGACGCGGCGGATGAGATGCAGGTACGTCTGTACCGTCTGAAACAACTTAGCAATCTGTATCTTGTCTTCGGTGACCTGGCGCATCGGATGTGTGAGTCGGCGGTACGCAGCAGGGAAGAGGGCAAGGACAAACCGCGTGAACCCTTTCTGGAACAGACCATACGCAAGCTGCTGAATCAGGCGTATGTGGAGTCGATGGACGCGGATCAGTGGCGGCTGAATCCGAAGAATCGCACGATGCTGTCGGAGATCTATTACGGGGATGACACGTTGAATGACCGGATTGCCACGATTAAGGAGCGGGCTTCGGCCTGTGTCAGTAACCTGTACCAGACGCTTACGTGGGAGGACTTGTCCCGGGCAAGTACGGACATTCTGGAGATTGAGAAATGGGATACCATGATGCTGCACGATACGCGTGTGTATGTGAAGATGGACTTGTTGTATCGGCGCAGTAACGGCAATATTGTTATTGTGGACTGGAAGACAGGCAAGGAAGATGACTTCTCCAATCAGCTAATGCTGTATGCATCCTATGTGAGAGAGCACTACCGGGTTCCCTTAGAGCAGATTGAGCTGCGAGTGGAGTACCTGTTAACCGGAAAGCACCGAGAGTTTACGGCAACGGAAGAGGATATCCGCAAGGTGGAGGAGAACGTTGGCCGTTACATCGAGGAGATGCGATCCTGCGTGGAGGATGAGTATTACAACCGTCCCAAGGACGTGACCTACTTCACGGCAATGCCTTCGCACCGGTCCTGCCGGGATTGCAACTTCCGCGAAGTATGCAGTGAGCGAGCAGTCTGA
- a CDS encoding AraC family transcriptional regulator: MLDLKALHENTRIDHKSHPFQLFRNRCSDMKAEECILYLHWHEHFELIVMRKGSALFHIDSKPYVVRAGEVIIIPGGTLHVGYALEDGDVHYDSVVVNRALFHDFTHDPVHEQYVAPYLEGRVRFPVKPAEENTACAGYYSLLNEAVEEMALQPPAYQLVVKSKLHALFTLLARTFMPQQLPERSVGSYFPNRERFKQLIAQIEADPTGKMSVTEAASHVGLNAYHFCKMFKKLTGRTFVEYVNGCRMSEAEQLLQGSNLTITEIAARVGCDNANYFTKLYKQYKGMTPSQGRGRKKVEHNRFGSSLENVHNEGCRHMQL, from the coding sequence GTGCTGGATCTGAAAGCGCTTCACGAAAATACCCGAATTGATCATAAATCACATCCATTTCAGCTGTTTCGAAATCGGTGTTCAGATATGAAAGCGGAAGAATGCATTTTGTATTTGCATTGGCATGAACATTTTGAACTGATTGTCATGCGTAAGGGCAGTGCGCTTTTTCATATTGATAGCAAACCTTATGTGGTCCGGGCAGGTGAGGTCATCATCATTCCTGGAGGTACATTGCATGTCGGATATGCGCTGGAAGATGGCGATGTGCATTATGATTCCGTAGTAGTCAACCGTGCCCTGTTCCATGATTTCACTCATGATCCTGTGCATGAGCAATATGTCGCGCCGTATCTGGAAGGCAGAGTGAGGTTTCCAGTCAAACCGGCAGAGGAAAATACAGCCTGTGCAGGTTATTATTCTTTGCTGAATGAAGCTGTGGAGGAAATGGCGTTACAGCCCCCGGCTTATCAGCTCGTGGTGAAGTCCAAGCTGCATGCCTTGTTCACCCTGCTTGCACGAACCTTTATGCCGCAGCAGCTGCCAGAGCGATCAGTGGGATCGTATTTTCCAAACCGTGAACGCTTCAAACAGTTAATTGCGCAGATTGAAGCGGACCCTACAGGCAAGATGTCTGTTACGGAAGCGGCAAGTCATGTGGGACTGAATGCGTATCACTTCTGCAAAATGTTCAAAAAGCTGACCGGACGTACCTTCGTGGAATACGTGAACGGGTGCAGGATGAGTGAGGCAGAACAACTGTTGCAAGGCAGCAATCTGACCATTACGGAGATCGCCGCCAGAGTAGGCTGTGATAACGCCAACTATTTTACAAAGTTATACAAACAGTACAAGGGCATGACCCCTTCGCAGGGGCGGGGTAGAAAGAAGGTTGAGCACAACCGGTTTGGCAGCAGTCTCGAAAATGTGCATAACGAAGGTTGTCGCCATATGCAACTTTAG
- a CDS encoding sugar phosphate isomerase/epimerase encodes MNKSLRIGTLVGGQDAVRVIPQIMQHGFESFNLTFWQTTGDLDLAETAKRVREIVDEQGIVISAVSVFGNPLTGTGDNADTLASWERVIDHAQLFGADIVSGFTGRLTDQPINESIPRFKEVFGELARRAADRGVRIAFENCDMGGTWQTGDWNIAHNPTAWEMMFDAVPDENVGLEWEPCHQMSSLIDPIPQLRKWAHKVFHVHGKDATIAWDIVKEYGVHGPREFVWHRTPGFGDNNWADIITILRQNGYQGTIDIEGWHDPVYKDELEMTGQVHALRYLKQCRGGDFVPNPV; translated from the coding sequence ATGAATAAATCATTACGCATCGGTACCCTTGTAGGCGGGCAGGACGCGGTCCGTGTTATTCCGCAGATCATGCAACATGGCTTCGAATCATTTAACCTGACCTTCTGGCAAACAACAGGCGACCTGGACCTGGCTGAGACAGCCAAACGTGTCCGTGAAATTGTGGACGAACAAGGCATTGTCATCTCCGCGGTGAGTGTATTTGGTAACCCACTTACGGGGACTGGAGACAACGCCGATACACTGGCAAGCTGGGAGCGAGTCATCGACCACGCACAGCTCTTCGGTGCAGATATCGTCTCCGGGTTCACTGGACGATTGACTGATCAACCCATTAACGAATCCATCCCCCGGTTCAAGGAAGTATTTGGCGAACTGGCACGCCGGGCAGCAGACCGGGGTGTACGCATTGCTTTTGAAAACTGTGATATGGGTGGCACCTGGCAGACGGGTGATTGGAACATTGCCCATAACCCGACGGCCTGGGAGATGATGTTCGATGCTGTTCCGGATGAAAATGTAGGCCTGGAATGGGAACCCTGCCATCAAATGTCCAGCCTGATCGACCCTATTCCACAGCTACGCAAATGGGCTCACAAAGTGTTCCACGTACATGGCAAAGATGCCACGATTGCCTGGGATATTGTCAAGGAATACGGCGTACACGGTCCACGTGAATTTGTCTGGCACCGTACACCCGGCTTCGGGGACAACAACTGGGCAGACATTATCACCATTCTGCGTCAGAACGGTTATCAGGGCACGATTGATATTGAAGGCTGGCATGATCCCGTCTACAAAGACGAACTTGAAATGACCGGACAGGTACATGCTTTGCGGTATTTGAAACAATGTCGTGGCGGCGATTTTGTGCCCAATCCGGTATAG
- a CDS encoding Gfo/Idh/MocA family oxidoreductase, producing the protein MSHAYRVIIAGCGAMANTWADYALQRPDTEIVGLVDLYEQTAIAFATRHNLTCPTFTDIREAIQATRANIVFDVTIPASHYGIAMTALKEGCHVFGEKPLAESFSDCTDIVHASRSTGRIQAVMQNRRFDPRIRAYQHLISGGAIGQVGYAGADFFLGPHFGGFRDLMDSPLLLDMAIHTFDQARYILGANPVSVYCHEFNPPGSWYQGNAMALCIFEMSDGSVFNYRGSWCAEGVPTSWEASWRVIGEKGTAIWDGHDDIYAEVVTAQSLDADGKPSFFQPSERIEAELPVMDKTGHHGCLEDMFAALESGRLPETDCSDNQFSMAMVLASLESARTGQKVFIADLLQNT; encoded by the coding sequence ATGAGTCATGCTTATCGGGTAATTATCGCTGGATGCGGTGCCATGGCGAACACATGGGCCGACTATGCCTTGCAAAGACCGGATACAGAAATCGTCGGGCTAGTCGATCTGTATGAACAGACAGCCATTGCTTTTGCTACCAGACATAACCTCACCTGCCCTACGTTCACTGATATCCGTGAAGCCATTCAAGCGACTCGTGCGAATATCGTATTCGATGTCACGATTCCGGCGAGCCATTATGGCATTGCCATGACAGCGCTGAAGGAAGGTTGTCATGTATTCGGCGAAAAACCCCTTGCGGAGTCCTTCTCCGACTGTACGGATATTGTGCACGCATCTCGTAGCACAGGACGTATTCAAGCCGTGATGCAGAATCGCCGATTCGATCCGCGAATCCGCGCCTACCAGCACCTCATTTCCGGCGGAGCTATAGGGCAGGTTGGTTATGCAGGGGCCGACTTCTTCCTTGGGCCACATTTTGGCGGATTCCGGGATCTGATGGATAGTCCACTGCTGCTCGATATGGCGATACATACGTTTGATCAGGCACGGTATATTCTCGGAGCTAACCCGGTCTCGGTGTACTGCCATGAGTTCAACCCTCCTGGGTCCTGGTATCAGGGCAATGCGATGGCGTTATGTATATTTGAGATGTCCGATGGGTCCGTGTTCAACTATCGCGGCTCCTGGTGCGCAGAAGGTGTGCCCACTTCATGGGAAGCAAGCTGGCGCGTAATCGGTGAAAAAGGAACTGCGATCTGGGATGGTCATGATGACATCTATGCTGAGGTGGTAACTGCGCAGAGCCTGGATGCCGACGGCAAACCATCCTTTTTCCAACCAAGTGAGCGGATTGAAGCGGAACTGCCTGTCATGGACAAAACAGGACACCACGGCTGCCTCGAAGACATGTTCGCTGCGCTGGAATCCGGCCGACTGCCTGAAACGGATTGCAGCGATAACCAGTTCAGCATGGCGATGGTCCTCGCATCCCTCGAAAGCGCACGCACAGGCCAGAAAGTGTTCATCGCTGACCTGCTGCAAAACACATAG